The Neospora caninum Liverpool complete genome, chromosome IV genome segment ACACTGGTCGAAACTGAATGCGGCCTATTGCAACCACCAAAGTCGCGCAGACGCACCTTCAGGACAGACGAAGTCGGGTTTGGTAGTTGTTTCTTGGATGCAGTGGTCTTCATGGAGAACGTAACCGACGGGACACAGAATCTGTTTCGGAGCGACGATGATGCGAATGCATTGGCCATTGATGTCCTCAAACCCCGGATCACAATCAAGGGTTGGCGGCAAAACATTTGCTCCTTTGCAGCTGTTGTCCGCAAAAGTCCATCCCTCACGACACCCGAGTTTCGTCGGTTTCTGATCGTACTTGACGCATTCGTCTCCGGTCATTGAAAACCCTTCTGGACACACCCAAGAGACGTCAGTCGTAATAACGTTTTCCCTTCGCTGATACTTGGGTTTAATGTCGTCCCTGGGCATATCAGCGAGATGTTTGTTCATGCTTTTCCCTGGCGGATGGGCCGGCGCCGGCATTTGAATAGGAACTGGAATGATTTGGGGAGCAACGCCAGCTGGCTGAGGCGCAACCACTTCTCCCATGTTGAAGGGTAGTCCATGACCTAGAGGCAACATATCCTCATAGCCTCCGACAAGAAGCCGTGACTTCTTCTCGACCATTGCTCGTAAACGGCTCTGTGGATGCTCCAGAGGAGCCGAACTTGCGACTTCAGGTTCATTGTTGGGCAGTGACGCCTGCGCTGCAGGAATAGACGCGAAATGTGCATTGTATTGAACAAGAATGTGAAACACGTGCCACAGCCGCTACGAACGAAGGTAAGTCTCTGAATACGCTGCACCATATGAGAAAACATAGGCATAACCGCAACATGTGATGCGGTTGAGCATCCCGTACACAACACTATACACAAAATACCGATGTCACCTGGCACTTCCTCAGAGATTGACGAGACTAAATTCGACAAGGCGACATAGTGTTTCCATACCACGAAAATGAATCAATCAAAAAGAATATACCAGCTATGCTCTTTCAGCTCCAACAGAATCAGCAGGAGTACATCATCGTCTGAGACTGGACCGGCGGACGGCGCCAGATCTGTATACATTACGTTGCTGCGGCACGCTTACCATTGCTCAAAGACGCATTCCAAGACAGGCAAATGTCCATTGAAAGAAGCAAGTAGAGGAGAAACCCCCAGTTCCGGGGAGGCGACATTGCAGCCATCTTGCGTGAAAAAACTGTATTTCTGGCCAGCAGCCCTTGCTCTGTCCGCCCCCTCGTGCTGACGACGTCCGGGAACGAACACTCGATATCACACACGAAAAGATCTATGCGTTTGATAAAGTGTCTGAATCGACTCGCgagccttttctgtctcagAAGTTAATTCTCACGGTTCCGAATGAGGTACGCTTGCGCCTCACAACCACGCGTGTGTACGAACGTcgccagaagaaaagagaaaaacgtctTCTGGAGTAGATGATTTCTCGACAGCCAGATGACGAAGAGCTGACGCAGCTGTCTGAATCCTTCGGCAAACCCCAcgagcacacacacactttaTACATGCCCGGCGGCCCCCCAGGAACACGATGGCGGCCACGGGCATCCTCGCGATCGTGTCTTTCTGCCTCGATGAAGCGGGACAGTCCAAGAACGAACACGGAAAAGCAAAAGACAGGTTCGGCTTCTGTGGGTTCCGTGACAGGCATCGCGCAGACGATCGCAAAGACCCAGGAACGGCCGGGTGAGTCATAACCGTTCTATGACTCGATTACATTGTCCTCCGAGGGGTGCCACAGACACCAGAACGATCTCAGATAACTACTGCAGCGAACACTGGAACTCGATCTAGATGCCACCGTTGCCTCTCACAAAATCCCGTGGCCAGACCCAAAACTGAATTCCGCTCCTGAGTCCGACTGGGTTCTGTGGGCCGCTCTCGAAATAACGCCAGCTCACCTATGATATGACACGAAAACTTATTATACATTTCCTACACTTATAGCACCCACATCGAGCACTAAACAGTGATCGTTTCTTTGTCGTTAGCACCCCTGTGTGGACGATGCGATCAAATTCTAGAGCAAAGACAGGAATGAAGTGATCGTCACACCTCCAATGTAGGACACGAAAATGATCCTGTCTCACTTCTGCGTCGGGTGGCTAAATGAAAAGCTCGAAAAAACGTTTCGATTAATTGTCCTGTCATCTACTGACTGCTGCATCCTTTGCATCAGAATGAAACGCAGTGAGGCTTTTGCAGCAAGAACCGTGGCGGCCGTTGTCGCTTTGCACTACTGCAGAACAAAGTGAACGTTTTCTCCGCCGTTTCCTTGGCGACTTGGGAAACCGTAAACGAATTACGTTCCAGGCAGTTTTGCTGCTTTACCGGGAAACAAAAACAATAATGAACGCCCGTGACAGCACAGCTTGGAAAGCCGTTCATCGCGCACAAGGGattttgtttttttctgcagttTACCGATCGACTTTGGCTTCTGCCGTTCGGTGTTGACGCTGgacctcttctctgctttccgaATTACAGATGTTTTTCGGACGATTGAAGATGAGTTCCTGTTGCGCGCTGACAGACGGTGAAGCAGCGATTTGAGTACGGATAGGCGTGCGATTGCTAAAAGGGGAATCCCTCCCCAAAAGCGTCGAGAAAACCTGTACATTTCATGCAGCAACATAATAGTGCGCCCTTACTTGCTTGTCGGAGGACTACGTTTTGATATGACTGAAAGTTGGCCTCCATTCTGTAGTGCGCAGGTAGGACCCGTGTGATGTCGTCCGCATTATGCCTTAACGAGGCCGAAACAGTGCTGTTTTTCGGTCCACCTAAAAAAACTGGGTTAGTGGAAGTGGCTGTGCTCGTAAGTCTCCTCACGAGACAAAATGTTGCTCCAAACGAAGAACCCCATTGACAGCGGAAAAAAGGTCTACAACTTGACCACAATACAACGCCAACACAGTCAAGCATGCACTTTGTCCACACCGAGATGCACCAGCGTTGTATGCATCCCTGCACAGACATTGCATATTCGATAGCTACAGCTATTTAAGGCACGGTGAAGTCGCGCATCTGCACTACCCAAGCCAAGCACATAATCGAACCAAACATGCACCCACAAATATACGAACAGTCTTGAACGCATACgcgggaagggaaagatGCGAGGAAGAATCATACACGTAACCATGTATTTAAAGACCTATTCCTATTCGCGGCAGCCTTGCGAATACGCTGTCGACAAATCGTAGAAAGAAGCaacggaaaacgagggaaaacacGTGTTCTGCAAAAAAGGCGCCTAACAAATCATGCATTCGTCCGATATAAATGCAATTAACTGCGGGAAACGAATGCGCGTCTAGATGCGCTCAAGAGGCGTAATGCCGAGAAGATAGAAAGATGCTTGGAGAATTTTCCGCGTTGCTTCACACAGCAGAAGGCGGGTATTTTGCTGACGACCTCCCAACACTTTGCAGGCTTGATAAAAGTCCGTGAATGCGCCTGAGACCTTGTACATGTATTCGGCCAACCTGCGGAAACGTAAACACAAAAAAAGGCACGATTcagttttctctcctgtaACCGCCTCCGAACGGACACGTGGCGACAACTCGACAGACAGGGATACACAAAGTGGCGCCGTCTCTTACCGACAGGATCCAACATGCTTTCAAATGCGTCCCCATGTAGGTAGTCAGGTAGCACAGCATGCCTGAGTCTCCAATTGAACAATGacgctatatatatatatatatatatatatatgtatagatatgtgtATAACCGTATACATGCCCATGCGTTTGTCATTTAACGCGTCAGTTTTAATCCGTTTTCACGCTTGCTGTTTCCTGTCGCCGGCTGTCGCCCCTTCTCTCATGCGAACACGGCTATCTCTAAGAAACACCTGCGCAGCCTGTATCACCCCTGTGTCTTGTATTTCGCTGTTTATGTCTCTTGCCGCCGCGCCAAATAGCTGGGAGACGCGCCGATCACCTTGGTGTCTTTCACACCCTTACCGGTGAATGTGCAAGTCCTCCACGATGGTGGCCAACACGTCTGGGAACTGAGCCAGAGTCACAGCGAGTTTCCGTTCCGCCGGTTCCTCGATTTTCAGCTCCTCTACATGCACAAACGGGAAAGACACACGCCGACAGGTCCACCTCTCCCGTGTGTTTCCGAAACGGAAAACACGCCAGAGAGGCTACATGCACACATCGGCCTGCAAACAACCGAAAACTGAGTCTCCTGGACTGTCACTCGCAACGCGTGTCccggcgcgcctgcgctgAAGAGACCCACCGCCCTTCCAGAAACGTAAAGGCGTTAAGACGCTCGCATAAACAAATCTTTTTTACCTGGATCGAGAGTGGAAATATCGACACCGGCCTTCCTGAAGATCGCGCAAATGCGCGCGTACGCGTACATCATGTACACGGCTGTGTTGCCTGAGCACGACACCGCAAATCTTAGCTCGACGTGTCAAAAAAAAGACCATCAACAGTCGCCACGCGCATGCCTCGCCATCCCTGCCGTAAACCGACTACACAGACACACGGCAGGAAAGCCGCTACGCTGAAGACAAAGCTGTCACCATTGAAAACAAAGACGGTGCCTCCATATATCTGTCTATTCTCAACGGGCAGCCGGTACATACCCCACACGCGAGTCTCTAAGGAACGGACTGGCTCATGCAAAGACTTGGGAAAAGGCTAGCAAAAACATGTTTTAGCTTTGCAATGCTCTCGCGTATCTTGCGACCGCACCCGGTGACATGAACGAGGCTTGACAGCTCCCGAAGCGCAGCTTGGAAAATGCGTCTCCAccgcaaaaagagaagcccTCACAAAAGAAATACCAAGTGCCAAGACGTCTAGTTTCGATTCTCAAGACATTGCCTCTTCTTACCTTTCGGGTCGAGCATGCGGTCGTACGAGAATTTGTAATCCGTATGGCGATTTTGCTTCAAATCAAAATATTTAACGGCCGAATAGCCGATAGCTTCCGCGGCCTTGTCCATCTCCTCGTCCGCTACCGCAGTGCCTAcacacggagacacccggaACGCGCCCACCCCAAGAAAGTGAGCCGACTTCCCGACGCCTCTCCCACTTCTCTTTCGGCtatccttcttcttcttcccttctttcgatattccttcttcccttcttgcgTTCCCCCttgttcccttttttcgtgcgtccctgctttcccttcttttccccgtcttcgctctttggTTCTATCTCCCTCCACAGCAGTTCGGTCCGCAGCGATTGCATgttgcttgtctctctccttttcgagATGAGCTCGCgggctgtctctcggcctctccccttctcgtccccggacgcggcgcggctcctcggcttctctggcCCCAAAGTCGTCTCACCTGTGCCACACGAACAGCCGTCGccgctttcgcgtttttcttcttcctccttttcttcttcctttcgccgCTGCAGCTCCTTCAGCGCGCGCatcttcgcctcgtcgagaAGGTCCACGAGTTTCACCAcctcgccgcttcgcgtCTTGAATCGTTTCCCGTCTTGGCCTTGCACGACGCCAAAACCCATGTGGTCCACGCGGGTCTCGGGGGGGGTATGCCAACCGGCTTGctctgcagcggcgaagaTCTTCGCAAAGTGTTCCTCCTGGCCCAAATCCGTGACGTAAATCAACCAGTCGCCTTGACGCTCCACGAGGCTAGAAACACACATCGCAAAGACACAAACGCCCCGCGTGCGCGTGGACAAAAGACAACTTGCGGCGGACTTTGCACCGAAACACCAACCTGCGAGAAACAGCCACGGAGAGACCCCGCCTTCCCACACACAGGAAGCTCCAGGCGACCGGTCAAGCACAGGCGCGACAACGCGGGGGACTCCAGCGAGAAGGTGCGGAGTCTCCTTTGCGAACGAAcagtgtctctgctgcggagacgaaagggaaagacgccAACGGGGCGGTATGCGCCACGTTTGAGTCCTCGCCATGATACGCGCATTCTTGGCACCCCACACAAAGGGGGCATAAAGAGCATACAGAGATACAAATAGACAGAGATTGCGATAAACATATAGAtggagagatagagaggtCGAGGTAGATAGAGGTAGATCGAGATGGGTAGATCgatagagatagagataAACAGGtagatggagagaaacaggtAGGTCGAGATATAGAGAGGTAGATTGAGAGAGATGCGGagatagacagagagataaacagatagagatagatcGAGATGGAGATAGAGgtaaatagatagatagagataaACAGGTAGGTTGAGAtagagacagacacacatagatatatggagaagtcgagagagagaaaggagtcACGCACAGTGTCTGTTGATGCGGACTTGTCGCGCAAGACAGGCGGGCGCCTACACATCTTCCAGGTGGGGAATGGGGTAAACAgggcagcgaagaaacgcgcgagagaacaacAGGCGGAAAGGCCAGATGGCGTGCGTACACACAATGCGTACGTCCACGCAAGCGTCGAAGCAGAacgaagacagcggcgaaAGCCATCGCGCCTGAGACGCAGGTGTCTGTGAGGCGAAGCAACAGCGACACCGAGAGGGCccgaggaaaggaacagcGATCATGCCCGGAGTCTAGAAAGCACGCGCCCCGAGCAAAAGAAAACCTACCGATCGCGGATGGCTGCCAAGTCTGTGGAGTCGTAGCCGAAgcctccgtcgctcttcaCAGCCATCAGCGGCACCTCGC includes the following:
- a CDS encoding arginyl-tRNAsynthetase, related gives rise to the protein MQALNVQVKEAFRRALLAAFPSVDHAPIIAISKFGDFQCNSAMALFKQKSKDELGVQSPKEAGEKIAEHLKGEPLFSNVQASPQGFVTVDVAGDWLSQDLKQVLRQKGPLQLPHADKKLRVMVDFSSPNVAKEMHVGHLRSTIIGESICRILAFHGHEVQRINHIGDWGTQFGMLIEYLHSQFPDYKANMPDISDLNAFYKKAKASFDADDGFKARSREMVVKLQGGDEAALESWRLICDVSRHEFEKVYKRLDVTLEERGESYYNPAIPKVVQELTDKGMITVSDGAKCVFTRVSEVPLMAVKSDGGFGYDSTDLAAIRDRLVERQGDWLIYVTDLGQEEHFAKIFAAAEQAGWHTPPETRVDHMGFGVVQGQDGKRFKTRSGEVVKLVDLLDEAKMRALKELQRRKEEEKEEEEKRESGDGCSCGTGTAVADEEMDKAAEAIGYSAVKYFDLKQNRHTDYKFSYDRMLDPKGNTAVYMMYAYARICAIFRKAGVDISTLDPEELKIEEPAERKLAVTLAQFPDVLATIVEDLHIHRLAEYMYKVSGAFTDFYQACKVLGGRQQNTRLLLCEATRKILQASFYLLGITPLERI